The genomic segment CCTACACGTGGTGGCGGATCGGCCTGATCGGCGCGATGGGTCTCGGCTTCCTGCTCGTGCTGACCGTGCCCTGGCTCCAGGACTTCTTCCAGCTGAAGCTGGTGGGCACGACGATGCCGTGGGCGGCGGTCGCGATCGCGGCGGTGGCCTCACTGGTCATCGAGGTCGTCTACCGCTGGGTGGACCGCCGCTTTCCGGCGTAGGGGGTGGTGCGGCGGCTGCTACTGGACGTCGACGAAGTCGGCGGTCGACGTCACCGACGGGGTCGTCGACGTACCGGCGAAGACGTAACGGAAGTAGCCGTCGGCCGACGCCTTCACCGTGGTCTTCAGGTTGCCCTTGGTGTCGGACTTGACCGTCTTGAGGGTGGTGTAGCTGCTGGCACCCTTCTTCTTGTACTGGAGCTTGACGTCCTGCTTGGTGTAACCGGCGTACTTCGACGTCTCCCAGTTGGCTCGGGTGAGGGCGCCGGTGACCGTCAGGGTCTTGCCCTTCTTGATGGGCTCAGGGGAAGCGTTGGTCGTGAGGCGGGCGGCGCGCTGGACGCGGAGGTCCGTCTTGGCTCCCTCAACGGTGGCCTCGCCCATGCCGCCGGTGCCCACGGTGGCGAAGGCCTTCCAGCCGCCGCCGGCTGCGTCGTTCGAGAAGAGGTCCACCTTCGGGTCGGCGACGACCGTGACGGTGCAGGTCGAGGTGGTCGCGTTCACGACCACGCACTTGCCCTCGAAGTTATCGGGCGAGATGACGCCGTCGGCGTGGTCCTTGTCGGGACCGTGCCAGAGAAAGGCACTGCCCGCGACGATGCCCTCCGGGTCCGTCGCGGTGACGGCGACGGTGAACTTCTTCTTTTCGGTCGTGCCCAGCACGACGTCCTTGCCACCATTGACGGTGATCTTGGTGATCTTGGTGTCGCCGGCGTTGGCGCCGTTGCTGACCTTGGCGGCCTTGGCGACGGAGACGGCGAGCTTCGGGGTGCTAGGGCCGTCGACGGCCGTCGCGGCCGGAACGGCGAGTGCGGAAAGGGCCAGGGTGCCGGACAGTGCGGCCACGGTGGCACGGATGCGCATGTGTTTCCCCAGGTGGAGAAGGGCACCCGCGGAGCGCGAGGCGCGTCACGCGGGTACCGAGTGATCTAGGAGTCTGTTGACTCGGAAGATCAGACTCTCGACAGGGGTGGCTGGTTGTACGCGATGTGAAGAAAATATGACCGCGTTCCGGAATACCACATTCCCCCCACTGACACGGAGGCATCTCGCGGCGGCCACGAAGTCCCTGGCAGCCGCCGTCCCCCAATGGATGGAACTTCCACCACTGAGCAATGCCCTCTTCCTTGATACGAAAGAGGGCATTGACGATGGGTGACAAGACGTGCACATCACTCGGTCAGGAAGAGTTCCCGTTACGAGTGCGCCGGTATCGCAGAACAACCAGGACGATGAGAATTACCTGAGCAATCCCCCAAATGCCCAGTTCGACCGTACCGAATCCAGTCCCGAGAGCG from the Streptomyces venezuelae genome contains:
- a CDS encoding calcium-binding protein, producing the protein MRIRATVAALSGTLALSALAVPAATAVDGPSTPKLAVSVAKAAKVSNGANAGDTKITKITVNGGKDVVLGTTEKKKFTVAVTATDPEGIVAGSAFLWHGPDKDHADGVISPDNFEGKCVVVNATTSTCTVTVVADPKVDLFSNDAAGGGWKAFATVGTGGMGEATVEGAKTDLRVQRAARLTTNASPEPIKKGKTLTVTGALTRANWETSKYAGYTKQDVKLQYKKKGASSYTTLKTVKSDTKGNLKTTVKASADGYFRYVFAGTSTTPSVTSTADFVDVQ